GTTGGCTCAAGTCCCTGCCCATCTGCCTGGAGCGGGATGGCTTGCGCTTCGTCCACGCGATGTGGGACCAAGCCGCGCTGGACCACCTCCGCGCGGACGGCCTGTTGAATGCGGATGGCACCCTTCACCCGGATCACTGGCATGAACTCGCCATGAAGGGCACGCCCGGCTGCGACGCCGTCGATCTGCTGACGAAGGGACAGAAAATCGACCTGCCTCCGGGCGTGGAATTCATCAATGCCGATGGCCACACCCGCGGGGAAGCCCGGCTGAAGTGGTGGGCGGACGCCGGAGATGCCGGTCTGATGCTGTACCAGGCCGTATTGGGTGTTCCAGCCGAGGCCATGCCGGACATTCCCGCGCCCGAGGTGGTCAAGGATCGCATGCGCCAGCTCCAGGACACCCGGGGCACGGTCGTCTTCTTCGGCCATTACTGGATGAGCGGCGAATACCCCACGGTGGAAACGGAACGGGCGATCTGTCTGGACCAGAGCGTGGCGAAGGACGGTTATCTGGCGGCCGCCACCGTCACGGTGGAAGATGGGAAAGTGCTTGAGATGAGCTTCCACTCCGTGAAAGCGAGACCCGCCGCAAGGTGAAAGTGCCTTAACGGGCATGGAGGAGGATTCGTCGGCACGGATCCGATTTCGAGAAAGCTGAAATCCTTGATTCGAACGGTGAGCCGGGCAATATCCCGCCGTCAAAGTCGGATTCCAAAAGCCATGATTGAAACCACTCCCTCCGAAATCAGAGAGCTGTATGGCAAATCGAATTCCTGGCCGGAGGTATTCCGCGCGCTCCTCTCACAGATGCATCCGGGCAATAGGACCTATCTGCATCTGATGAATGAATTTCTCGTGTCTTGTGATATCGATTATCGTCTCCTGAATGAGATCCAGCGATGGAGCCACTTCACAGGGGATGCCGGCTACACGGATGAGGAGCTTTCACAGATCATGAGTGACAGAATCGAACCTAAAGCAGGATAGCAGGAATCGTGGTGGTGAACGAGTCCCGGTTGAAGTCAAAGCCCGGACATTTTCGTTGAAACAATCCGCATGTGGAATCTTCTGCGGCGGGGCCACCGGTGGCCTGCTGCCGCAGGCGCGGCATGAAGGGAGGTTTCATGAGT
The DNA window shown above is from Luteolibacter yonseiensis and carries:
- a CDS encoding metallophosphoesterase; this translates as MKKYDVIGDIHGHAVELGSLLEKLGYRRNVAGTYMPPEADRITVFTGDYIDRGGENFEVIRTVRDMVSAGHAHAIMGNHDLNAVLFHTLHPDSETGEMKPLRKHDLYHTRLHQTFIDELERDPESGEENLGWLKSLPICLERDGLRFVHAMWDQAALDHLRADGLLNADGTLHPDHWHELAMKGTPGCDAVDLLTKGQKIDLPPGVEFINADGHTRGEARLKWWADAGDAGLMLYQAVLGVPAEAMPDIPAPEVVKDRMRQLQDTRGTVVFFGHYWMSGEYPTVETERAICLDQSVAKDGYLAAATVTVEDGKVLEMSFHSVKARPAAR